Proteins co-encoded in one Microbacterium hydrocarbonoxydans genomic window:
- a CDS encoding dihydrofolate reductase family protein: protein MAVRVDLNISLDGFATTTDQTPENPFGDDWPRLVAAYAATRTFRARVLGDDSGAGTTGVDEKYAQAYFEGIGAEIMGAGMFGLHQREGDDPQWRGWWGDTPPFEVPVYVLTHTPRDSIEFANGTVFHFVDAAPEEILARALEAAGGGDVRIGGGVHVVRQFLRAGLVDRIHFAVAPLVLGSGERIWEGMRGLENGYEFRSEVAESGTTHLTFERR, encoded by the coding sequence ATGGCAGTCCGCGTCGACCTCAACATCTCACTCGACGGATTCGCGACCACGACCGATCAGACACCCGAGAACCCCTTCGGCGATGACTGGCCCCGATTGGTGGCGGCGTATGCGGCCACCCGCACCTTCCGCGCACGGGTGCTGGGCGACGACTCGGGCGCCGGCACGACCGGGGTGGATGAGAAGTACGCGCAGGCGTACTTCGAGGGGATCGGCGCCGAGATCATGGGTGCAGGAATGTTCGGCCTGCATCAGAGGGAGGGGGACGACCCGCAGTGGCGCGGCTGGTGGGGTGACACTCCGCCGTTCGAAGTGCCGGTGTACGTGCTCACCCACACGCCGCGCGATTCGATCGAGTTCGCGAACGGCACCGTGTTCCACTTCGTCGATGCGGCACCGGAAGAGATCCTCGCGCGTGCGCTCGAGGCGGCAGGGGGCGGCGACGTGCGCATCGGCGGCGGCGTGCACGTCGTGCGGCAGTTCCTGCGCGCGGGGCTCGTCGACCGGATCCACTTCGCCGTGGCCCCTCTCGTGCTCGGCAGCGGGGAGCGGATCTGGGAGGGGATGCGGGGTCTCGAGAACGGCTACGAGTTCCGCTCGGAGGTCGCAGAGAGCGGCACCACCCATCTGACGTTCGAGCGCCGCTGA
- a CDS encoding DUF4287 domain-containing protein — MSFQAYLDKVETQTGLTPRQFIELAKEQGFDETTKSTVVLNWLKQDYSLGHGHAQAMVHVILKGPKISDKHVGKGGAHGDASDTLWLDGKDSNPNA; from the coding sequence ATGTCCTTCCAGGCATACCTCGACAAGGTCGAGACGCAGACCGGCCTCACCCCTCGCCAGTTCATCGAACTCGCGAAGGAGCAGGGCTTCGACGAGACGACGAAGTCCACCGTCGTGCTCAACTGGCTCAAGCAGGACTACAGCCTCGGGCACGGCCACGCCCAGGCGATGGTCCACGTGATCCTCAAGGGACCGAAGATCAGCGACAAGCACGTCGGCAAGGGCGGGGCGCACGGCGATGCCTCAGACACGCTCTGGCTCGACGGCAAAGACAGCAACCCGAACGCCTGA
- a CDS encoding Lrp/AsnC family transcriptional regulator, with translation MDDSVDLAILAEISRDGRATLSQLSDAVGLSVSAVQSRLRRLETRGVISGYRAILDPELVGTPLSAFIEITPLDPAQPDNAPELLEHLDAIEACHSIAGDASYMLFVRVRSPRALEELVRDIRTAANVSTRTTVVLQTYYEHRPIIPVGDEV, from the coding sequence ATGGATGATTCTGTCGACCTCGCGATCCTGGCCGAGATCTCGCGCGACGGCCGTGCCACGCTGTCGCAGCTGTCCGACGCCGTGGGCCTGTCCGTCTCGGCCGTGCAGTCGCGCCTTCGTCGTCTCGAGACGCGGGGAGTCATCTCGGGATACCGCGCGATCCTCGACCCCGAGCTCGTCGGCACGCCTCTGTCGGCCTTCATCGAGATCACACCTCTCGACCCCGCGCAGCCCGACAATGCTCCCGAGCTGCTCGAGCATCTGGATGCCATCGAGGCGTGCCACTCGATCGCCGGCGACGCGAGCTACATGCTGTTCGTGCGCGTGCGCTCGCCCCGTGCGCTGGAAGAGCTGGTGCGAGACATCCGCACCGCGGCCAACGTCAGCACGCGCACCACGGTCGTGCTGCAGACGTACTACGAGCACCGACCCATCATCCCGGTCGGCGACGAGGTCTGA
- a CDS encoding low specificity L-threonine aldolase, translating into MSIQHDPAIRGFASDNYSGVHPEVLAAIAAANGGHQVAYGEDAYTERLQEVFRAHFGEGVEAFPVFNGTGANVTGLQSMLPRWGAVIAASSAHINVDEGGAPEKIGGFKILAVPTDDGKLTPELVDREAWGWGDEHRAQPLVVSITQSTELGTLYSVDEIRALADHAHERGMTLHLDGARISNAAAALDVPLQAFTRDAGVDVLSFGGTKNGAMLGEAIVVLNPESSNGLRYSRKFNMQLSSKMRFVSAQLIALLEGDLWLRNARHANAMAQRLRGSIEAAIAEGTIDGVTFTQPTQANGVFAQLPDGIADQLRESFRFYDWDAARNEVRWMCGFDTEESDVDEFVAELARLTAR; encoded by the coding sequence GTGAGCATTCAGCATGACCCCGCGATCCGCGGCTTCGCCAGCGACAACTATTCCGGCGTCCACCCCGAGGTCCTCGCGGCCATCGCGGCGGCGAACGGCGGCCACCAGGTCGCCTATGGCGAAGACGCCTACACCGAGCGTCTGCAGGAGGTGTTCCGCGCCCACTTCGGCGAGGGCGTCGAGGCGTTCCCCGTGTTCAACGGCACCGGAGCGAACGTCACGGGCCTGCAGTCGATGCTGCCGCGCTGGGGCGCGGTGATCGCGGCATCCTCTGCGCACATCAACGTCGACGAGGGCGGAGCACCCGAGAAGATCGGCGGATTCAAGATCCTCGCCGTGCCGACCGACGACGGCAAGCTCACCCCCGAGCTCGTGGACCGCGAGGCCTGGGGTTGGGGCGATGAGCATCGCGCACAGCCGCTGGTCGTGTCGATCACCCAGTCGACCGAGCTCGGCACGCTGTACTCGGTCGACGAGATCCGAGCCCTCGCTGACCATGCGCACGAGCGCGGCATGACCCTGCACCTCGACGGCGCACGCATCTCGAACGCCGCGGCGGCCCTCGACGTGCCGCTTCAGGCCTTCACCCGTGACGCCGGGGTCGACGTGCTCAGCTTCGGCGGCACCAAGAACGGCGCCATGCTCGGCGAGGCCATCGTGGTGCTGAACCCCGAGTCATCGAACGGCCTGCGGTATTCGCGCAAGTTCAACATGCAGCTGTCGTCGAAGATGCGCTTCGTCTCGGCGCAGCTGATCGCCCTGCTCGAGGGCGATCTGTGGCTGCGCAACGCCCGGCACGCCAATGCGATGGCGCAGCGGCTGCGCGGCTCGATCGAGGCCGCGATCGCGGAGGGCACGATCGACGGCGTCACCTTCACGCAGCCCACGCAGGCGAACGGCGTCTTCGCCCAGCTGCCCGACGGCATCGCGGATCAGCTGCGCGAGTCGTTCCGCTTCTACGACTGGGATGCTGCGCGCAACGAGGTGCGCTGGATGTGCGGTTTCGACACCGAGGAGTCCGACGTCGACGAGTTCGTCGCCGAGCTCGCCCGGCTCACCGCACGCTGA
- a CDS encoding DUF4916 domain-containing protein, with product MSVRTPDPEPEPEDGLGRFDAAQSPSRDGNPGWLSDVELEEARRRLPMLYVEAIPVRTDGSGQVSEIGILLRSTPLGEMTRTIVSGRVRFGETIRDALFRHVENDLGPMAFPLLPPQPLPFTVAEYFPIPGVSAYHDDRQHAVSLAFVVPVTGTCEPRQDALEVTWFSPEAAASDAVAAEMEGGRGTLIRLALANLGLLR from the coding sequence ATGTCCGTCCGCACACCTGATCCAGAGCCCGAGCCCGAAGACGGTCTCGGACGTTTCGACGCCGCGCAGTCGCCGTCTCGGGACGGCAACCCGGGCTGGCTCAGCGACGTCGAGCTCGAAGAGGCGCGTCGCCGCCTCCCCATGCTCTACGTCGAGGCGATCCCGGTGCGCACCGACGGGTCCGGCCAGGTCTCCGAGATCGGCATCCTGCTGCGGTCCACCCCGCTCGGCGAGATGACGCGCACCATCGTGTCCGGTCGTGTGCGCTTCGGCGAGACGATCCGCGATGCGCTGTTCCGGCATGTCGAGAACGACCTCGGCCCGATGGCCTTCCCGCTTCTGCCGCCGCAGCCGCTGCCGTTCACAGTCGCCGAGTACTTCCCGATCCCGGGCGTCAGCGCCTATCACGACGATCGGCAGCACGCCGTGTCCCTCGCCTTCGTGGTGCCGGTCACCGGCACGTGCGAGCCGCGTCAGGACGCCCTCGAGGTGACCTGGTTCTCACCCGAGGCCGCGGCGTCCGACGCCGTCGCCGCCGAGATGGAGGGCGGCCGGGGCACGCTGATCCGCCTGGCGCTCGCCAATCTCGGCCTCCTCCGCTAG
- a CDS encoding DUF6421 family protein, with product MSTPTLNTQAIVGEPEVVEDASVAESSSAWAQLKSAAISLREMQVKDGSIPDASTDSATQEKARDLVAAITSGIRALAPAFPHDSEYLAASIVDFDRWVANGFGVPDFLDSLMAFQPQRHRVDGIRHLVVFPMYTQNGSSDRLVEALIVETIWPEFIAALEAGDYGNKLFVSLRLVDFTPGYDTNSAVLFPETVAMREIPSFTWGAIFQDREAARYRRVTRAAAEITKLDLPERAAAMLDDQALTERAFVMWDIIHDRTHMRGDLPFDPFMIKQRMPFFLYSLEELRCDLTAFRESVKIERTLGARVSAGEDLTVSEQEMLEHAGLVQYAVIFDRIFRFAITGSRVRNYDGLGGQLLFAWLHQRGVLHWTDTALAFDWDGVPDAVVALGDAIDELYWRSIDRPKTAHWLAAYDLVRSVLTPNPASRWARGLPDEILAGAPKGYTDAVLDDEFPLSMFFEALDKKMKPVIESTVGIRGTDD from the coding sequence ATGTCCACTCCCACCCTGAACACTCAGGCCATCGTCGGCGAACCCGAGGTCGTCGAGGACGCCTCCGTGGCGGAGTCCTCCTCGGCCTGGGCCCAGCTCAAGAGTGCCGCGATCTCCCTCCGCGAGATGCAGGTCAAGGACGGATCGATCCCGGATGCGTCGACGGACTCGGCGACGCAGGAGAAGGCCCGCGATCTGGTCGCCGCCATCACCTCCGGCATCCGCGCGCTCGCGCCCGCGTTCCCGCACGACTCCGAGTACCTGGCCGCATCGATCGTCGACTTCGACCGCTGGGTCGCGAACGGCTTCGGGGTGCCGGACTTCCTCGACTCGCTCATGGCCTTCCAGCCGCAGCGGCACCGTGTCGACGGCATCCGTCACCTGGTGGTCTTCCCGATGTACACGCAGAACGGCTCGAGCGACCGCCTCGTCGAGGCTCTGATCGTCGAGACGATCTGGCCCGAGTTCATCGCCGCACTCGAGGCCGGTGACTACGGCAACAAGCTGTTCGTCTCGCTTCGCCTGGTCGACTTCACTCCCGGCTACGACACGAACTCCGCGGTGCTGTTCCCCGAGACCGTCGCGATGCGCGAGATCCCCTCATTCACGTGGGGCGCGATCTTCCAGGACCGTGAGGCCGCGCGCTACCGCCGGGTCACCCGCGCCGCCGCAGAGATCACCAAGCTCGACCTGCCCGAGCGCGCCGCGGCGATGCTCGACGACCAGGCTCTGACCGAGCGCGCATTCGTGATGTGGGACATCATCCACGACCGCACGCACATGCGCGGCGACCTGCCCTTCGATCCGTTCATGATCAAGCAGCGGATGCCGTTCTTCCTGTACTCGCTCGAAGAGCTGCGGTGCGATCTGACCGCGTTCCGCGAGTCGGTGAAGATCGAGCGCACGCTCGGCGCTCGCGTCTCGGCGGGCGAGGATCTGACCGTCTCGGAGCAGGAGATGCTCGAGCACGCGGGTCTCGTGCAGTACGCCGTGATCTTCGACCGCATCTTCCGCTTCGCGATCACGGGATCCCGAGTGCGCAACTACGACGGCCTCGGCGGGCAGCTGCTGTTCGCATGGCTGCACCAGCGCGGCGTGCTGCACTGGACCGACACCGCCCTCGCCTTCGACTGGGACGGCGTGCCCGATGCGGTCGTCGCCCTCGGCGATGCGATCGACGAGCTGTACTGGCGCTCGATCGACCGGCCGAAGACGGCCCACTGGCTGGCCGCCTACGATCTCGTGCGCTCGGTGCTCACGCCCAACCCCGCGTCCCGCTGGGCGCGCGGTCTGCCGGACGAGATCCTGGCCGGTGCTCCCAAGGGCTACACCGATGCGGTGCTCGACGACGAGTTCCCGCTGTCGATGTTCTTCGAAGCCCTCGACAAGAAGATGAAGCCGGTCATCGAGTCGACCGTCGGCATCCGGGGCACCGACGACTGA
- a CDS encoding ArsR family transcriptional regulator translates to MDRNIAARDAAPIEGVEHPAHRVEFALSPGDVEAVRFGVSPGHELAHAVRVLLRPEQHPLQWGWLRAVRDRLPRESFRLLAAVIGDDGYMPDFLTATPHWDMSPEAELEALRRAPIEPMRVDLGKVVQRSSGERRRALAEMRETPERARGLIADAWSDVWSATLAPVWPQLERLLRADIAVRARVIASSGIGGMAGGLHRSVGWGDGAVRVSLRRHSEIVDCHGSGLVLVPSVMSSWGCMVLTEPPAQPTLFYPARGVTAGWARSTREIEEALGALLGPARAGILLSAGAARTTMQVAADAGIAASTASHHLTVLRQAGLVASERDGARMLHLRTPLGEAMVGAAL, encoded by the coding sequence GTGGATCGAAACATCGCAGCGCGGGATGCCGCGCCGATCGAAGGCGTCGAGCATCCCGCTCACCGCGTCGAGTTCGCCCTGAGCCCGGGCGATGTCGAGGCCGTGCGCTTCGGGGTGTCACCCGGGCATGAGCTCGCGCATGCCGTGAGGGTGCTGCTGCGACCCGAGCAGCACCCGCTGCAGTGGGGGTGGCTGCGCGCCGTGCGCGATCGACTGCCTCGAGAGAGCTTCCGGTTGCTGGCGGCCGTGATCGGCGACGACGGCTACATGCCTGACTTCCTCACCGCCACACCGCACTGGGACATGTCGCCCGAGGCGGAGCTCGAGGCGCTGCGTCGCGCACCGATCGAGCCGATGCGCGTGGATCTCGGCAAGGTGGTGCAGCGCTCGTCGGGCGAACGCAGGCGCGCGTTGGCGGAGATGCGAGAGACCCCCGAACGCGCACGCGGTCTGATCGCAGACGCCTGGTCGGATGTCTGGTCGGCCACTCTCGCCCCGGTGTGGCCGCAGCTCGAACGACTGCTGCGCGCCGACATCGCCGTGCGGGCCCGGGTCATCGCCTCCTCGGGCATCGGGGGGATGGCGGGCGGGCTGCATCGCTCGGTCGGCTGGGGCGACGGCGCCGTGCGCGTCTCGCTGCGTCGCCACAGCGAGATCGTCGACTGTCACGGCAGCGGGCTCGTGCTCGTGCCGTCTGTCATGTCGTCCTGGGGATGCATGGTGCTGACCGAGCCACCCGCGCAGCCCACGCTGTTCTACCCGGCCCGCGGCGTGACGGCGGGATGGGCGCGCAGCACGCGCGAGATCGAGGAGGCGCTGGGCGCGCTGCTCGGCCCGGCGCGCGCGGGCATCCTGCTCTCAGCGGGCGCGGCACGCACCACGATGCAGGTCGCGGCGGATGCCGGGATCGCCGCTTCGACGGCCTCGCATCACCTCACCGTGCTGCGACAGGCGGGGCTGGTGGCCAGCGAACGCGACGGCGCACGCATGCTGCACCTGCGCACTCCGCTGGGCGAGGCGATGGTCGGCGCGGCGCTCTGA
- a CDS encoding cupin domain-containing protein, whose product MNTSPAALAIVAGADIRLGAGRSRKFVGAAHGADVSYFYVENQPGEGPGLHWHPYSETWVVLQGAAQITIAERTFTAHAGDTATGPAFVPHAFTNIGEGTLRILCIHASPTIIQTFLAED is encoded by the coding sequence ATGAACACCTCGCCTGCCGCTCTCGCCATCGTCGCGGGGGCTGACATCCGCCTCGGTGCCGGTCGCAGCCGCAAGTTCGTCGGTGCAGCGCACGGGGCCGACGTCTCGTACTTCTATGTCGAGAACCAGCCGGGCGAAGGCCCGGGGCTGCACTGGCATCCGTACTCCGAGACCTGGGTCGTGCTCCAAGGCGCGGCGCAGATCACGATCGCGGAACGCACGTTCACCGCACACGCCGGCGACACCGCGACCGGGCCCGCGTTCGTTCCCCATGCCTTCACCAACATCGGCGAGGGCACCCTGCGCATCCTGTGCATCCACGCCTCGCCGACCATCATCCAGACATTCCTCGCCGAGGACTGA
- a CDS encoding MFS transporter, with protein sequence MERTAAKTAFANVLVNTLIANVTTSFLWFALTFWVYIETQSVLATGIIGGAYMLFIAFFAMIFGTIVDRNRKHTVMLLSSVISAVAFLVAGLIYMWQPESALLDLGGPWFWLFSVVILFGGVIEQLRNIALSTTVTLLVPEDRRANANGLVGTVQGLAFLVTSVFSGLSIGFLGMGWTLVIAIGAMVLTFVHLLFIRIPEGAPTPDPDAKSALDFRGSVTAIRLAPGLFALIIFSTFNNLIGGVYMALMDPYGLTLFDAQMWGFALAFASTGFLVGGGLVAKFGLGVKPMRTLLLVVIAMGLLGSVFMLREWWPLYVIGMWVYMALVPPAEAAEQTIIQKVVRYDRQGRVFGVAAAMEAAAAPVTAFLIAPIAEFLIIPYMRTDDGTQQWGWLLGEGEARGIALICLFAGLIMVVAGTLAFFTKSYRKLTDLYANAPEQDPNSETGVPNSETGDPIGDTRNDETRDRNDDTRDTNVVDAPAPVRGLPPEIPEARR encoded by the coding sequence ATGGAGCGCACCGCTGCGAAGACGGCCTTCGCGAACGTCCTCGTCAACACGCTCATCGCGAACGTGACGACGAGCTTCCTGTGGTTCGCTCTCACCTTCTGGGTGTACATCGAGACGCAGTCCGTGCTGGCCACCGGCATCATCGGCGGCGCGTACATGCTCTTCATCGCGTTCTTCGCGATGATCTTCGGCACGATCGTCGACCGCAACCGCAAGCACACCGTCATGCTGCTGTCGAGCGTGATCTCGGCGGTCGCCTTCCTCGTCGCCGGCCTGATCTACATGTGGCAGCCCGAATCGGCGCTGCTCGATCTCGGCGGACCCTGGTTCTGGCTGTTCTCGGTCGTCATCCTGTTCGGCGGGGTAATCGAGCAGCTGCGCAACATCGCGCTGTCCACGACGGTCACGCTGCTGGTGCCCGAAGACAGGCGCGCGAACGCCAACGGCCTGGTCGGCACGGTGCAGGGGCTCGCGTTCCTCGTGACGAGCGTCTTCTCGGGGCTCTCGATCGGCTTCCTCGGCATGGGATGGACTCTGGTGATCGCGATCGGCGCGATGGTGCTGACCTTCGTGCATCTGCTGTTCATCCGCATCCCCGAGGGTGCGCCGACGCCCGACCCCGATGCCAAGAGCGCGCTGGACTTCCGTGGCAGCGTGACGGCGATCCGGCTCGCCCCCGGGCTGTTCGCGCTCATCATCTTCTCGACTTTCAACAACCTCATCGGCGGCGTCTACATGGCGCTCATGGACCCGTACGGGCTCACCCTGTTCGACGCCCAGATGTGGGGGTTCGCTCTGGCGTTCGCGTCGACCGGCTTCCTGGTCGGCGGCGGGCTCGTCGCGAAGTTCGGGCTCGGCGTGAAGCCGATGCGCACGCTGCTGCTGGTCGTGATCGCGATGGGGCTGCTCGGCTCCGTCTTCATGCTGCGAGAGTGGTGGCCGCTGTACGTGATCGGCATGTGGGTCTACATGGCTCTCGTTCCGCCGGCCGAGGCCGCCGAGCAGACGATCATCCAGAAGGTGGTGCGCTACGACCGGCAGGGGCGGGTGTTCGGCGTCGCCGCCGCGATGGAGGCGGCGGCTGCTCCGGTCACCGCATTCCTCATCGCGCCGATCGCCGAGTTCCTGATCATCCCGTACATGCGCACCGACGACGGCACGCAGCAGTGGGGATGGCTGCTGGGCGAGGGTGAGGCGCGAGGCATCGCTCTGATCTGCCTCTTCGCGGGCCTGATCATGGTCGTCGCCGGGACGCTGGCCTTCTTCACGAAGTCATATCGAAAGCTCACCGATCTCTACGCGAACGCCCCGGAACAGGATCCGAACAGCGAGACGGGCGTTCCGAACAGCGAGACGGGCGACCCGATCGGCGACACCCGGAACGACGAGACCCGCGACCGGAACGACGACACCCGCGACACGAACGTCGTCGATGCGCCGGCACCGGTGCGCGGCCTGCCGCCCGAGATTCCCGAGGCGCGGCGATGA
- a CDS encoding SDR family NAD(P)-dependent oxidoreductase, giving the protein MNITARTIVVAGATSASGLAVARALTDLGARVVATGRSADRLQPLHEIGAEIEVADATSLDEMTALASRLGTVDAVLPLVGGWRGGGGLAGQSDADFAALLPALEAVRATSRAFDDALRASSAGRFAIVSSTSVARPLAGGANYAAVKAAAEAWTRAVAQGFAKAARDADEPLRAASVVFRAKSLEPASLVARVVGLWDGEAAELNDQVFTLD; this is encoded by the coding sequence ATGAACATCACCGCCCGCACCATCGTCGTCGCCGGAGCCACCAGCGCCTCGGGTCTCGCCGTCGCCCGGGCGCTCACAGACCTCGGCGCTCGGGTGGTCGCGACGGGACGCTCGGCCGATCGACTGCAGCCGCTGCACGAGATCGGAGCCGAGATCGAGGTCGCGGACGCGACATCGCTCGACGAGATGACCGCGCTCGCCTCCCGCCTCGGCACTGTGGATGCCGTGCTTCCGCTCGTCGGCGGGTGGCGTGGCGGCGGCGGACTCGCAGGCCAGTCGGATGCCGACTTCGCGGCCCTCCTTCCCGCCCTCGAGGCGGTGCGCGCAACCAGCAGAGCGTTCGACGACGCGCTGCGCGCCTCATCCGCCGGGCGCTTCGCGATCGTCTCATCGACCTCAGTCGCGCGGCCTCTCGCCGGGGGCGCGAACTACGCCGCGGTCAAGGCCGCCGCCGAGGCATGGACACGAGCGGTCGCCCAGGGTTTCGCCAAGGCCGCACGGGATGCCGATGAGCCGCTGCGTGCGGCATCCGTGGTCTTCCGAGCGAAGAGCCTCGAACCCGCATCTCTGGTCGCGCGGGTCGTCGGGCTGTGGGACGGCGAAGCCGCCGAGCTCAACGACCAGGTCTTCACGCTCGACTGA